One window of the Eucalyptus grandis isolate ANBG69807.140 chromosome 6, ASM1654582v1, whole genome shotgun sequence genome contains the following:
- the LOC104448928 gene encoding catalase isozyme 3 has translation MDPYKYRPSSAYDSSFWTTNYGAPVWNNDSSLTVGTRGPILLEDYHLIEKLANFERERIPERVVHARGASAKGFFEVTHDISHLTCADFLRAPGVQTPVIVRFSTVIHERGSPETLRDPRGFAVKFYTREGNFDLVGNNFPVFFVRDAMKFPDAIHAFKPNPKSNIQEMWRIIDFFSHQPESLSTFAWFFDDVGIPQDYRHMEGFGVHAFTFINKTGKTNYVKFHWKPTCGVKCLLEEEAILIGGSNHSHATKDLYDSIAAGNYPEWKLYIQVMDPALEDSFDFDPLDMTKEWPEDILPLQPVGRLVLNKNVDNFFAENEQLAFNPAFVVPGIYYSNDKLLQARIFAYSDTHRYRLGPNYLQLPVNAPKCAHHNNHHDGFMNIMHRDEEINYFPSKFDPVRHAERYPIPSQIVTGKREKVIIEKENNFKQPGERYRSWAPDRQERFINRWIKALTEPRVTHEHRSIWISYWTQADKSLGQKLASRLSARPSM, from the exons ATGGATCCGTACAAG TATCGCCCGTCCAGCGCTTACGATTCCAGCTTTTGGACAACCAACTACGGTGCTCCCGTCTGGAACAATGACTCATCGCTGACTGTTGGAACTAGAG GTCCGATTCTCCTGGAGGACTACCATCTGATTGAGAAACTTGCCAacttcgagagagagaggattccTGAGCGGGTGGTCCATGCACGGGGAGCCAGCGCGAAAGGGTTCTTCGAGGTCACCCACGACATCTCTCACTTGACCTGTGCTGATTTCCTCCGGGCTCCTGGAGTCCAGACGCCCGTCATCGTCCGTTTCTCCACCGTCATCCACGAGCGCGGCAGCCCCGAAACCCTCAGGGACCCTCGTGGTTTTGCAGTGAAGTTCTACACCAGAGAG GGAAACTTTGATCTGGTGGGGAACAATTTCCCAGTCTTCTTCGTTCGCGATGCAATGAAATTCCCGGACGCGATCCATGCGTTCAAGCCGAACCCGAAGTCGAACATCCAGGAGATGTGGAGAATCATCGATTTCTTCTCCCACCAGCCCGAGAGTCTGTCCACGTTCGCGTGGTTCTTCGATGATGTTGGCATTCCTCAGGACTACAGGCACATGGAGGGATTCGGTGTGCACGCTTTCACCTTCATCAACAAGACCGGAAAGACGAATTACGTTAAATTCCACTGGAAGCCAACTTGCGGGGTGAAGTGCTTGCTGGAGGAGGAGGCGATCCTCATTGGAGGATCGAACCACAGCCATGCGACCAAGGATCTTTATGACTCGATCGCTGCTGGCAACTACCCGGAGTGGAAGCTCTACATCCAAGTGATGGATCCAGCTCTTGAAGACAGCTTCGACTTCGATCCGCTGGATATGACGAAGGAATGGCCTGAGGACATCTTGCCTCTGCAACCAGTAGGCCGCTTGGTGCTGAACAAAAACGTCGATAACTTCTTCGCTGAGAATGAGCAGCTTGCGTTTAACCCAGCATTTGTGGTCCCTGGCATCTATTACTCCAATGATAAGCTTCTCCAAGCTCGGATTTTCGCCTATTCCGATACTCACCGATATCGCCTTGGACCAAACTACCTTCAACTCCCCGTTAATGCTCCCAAGTGCGCTCATCACAACAACCACCATGATGGTTTCATGAATATCATGCACAGGGATGAAGAG ATAAATTATTTCCCTTCGAAATTTGATCCCGTTCGCCATGCAGAAAGGTACCCGATACCGTCTCAAATCGTGACTGGAAAGCGAGAAAAG GTCATTATTGAGAAGGAGAACAACTTCAAGCAGCCAGGAGAGAGATACCGATCCTGGGCGCCGGACAG GCAAGAGCGTTTCATTAACCGCTGGATCAAGGCATTGACTGAACCCCGTGTCACCCACGAGCATCGCTCCATCTGGATCTCTTACTGGACTCAG GCTGACAAATCGCTCGGCCAGAAGCTTGCTTCCCGCCTCAGCGCACGACCGAGCATGTAA